One segment of Verrucomicrobiota bacterium DNA contains the following:
- a CDS encoding ABC transporter ATP-binding protein has product MVELRGVEKNYRMGRKLDVKVLNGINMQLSKSEQVSICGASGSGKSTLLHILGGLDRPTRGSYLWEGQALNEWSRATLAKWRNQTVGFVFQSYHLLPELTALENVMLPGALARKSCKKDATELLDHMGLYERMEHRPNELSGGEQQRVAIARSLINDPELILADEPTGNLDSQTSQIIMKLLLDLSSKKKKALVFVTHDQNLADKASTMYILADGNIKKR; this is encoded by the coding sequence ATGGTTGAGTTGAGAGGCGTTGAAAAGAACTATCGCATGGGTAGGAAGTTAGATGTCAAGGTATTGAATGGTATCAACATGCAGCTCAGCAAATCAGAGCAAGTATCCATATGTGGAGCTTCGGGTTCTGGTAAAAGCACTTTGTTGCATATCTTGGGTGGTCTGGATCGCCCCACTCGTGGTAGCTATTTATGGGAAGGCCAAGCTCTTAATGAGTGGAGTAGAGCAACTTTAGCCAAATGGCGTAATCAAACAGTTGGATTTGTTTTTCAGTCGTATCATCTCCTACCTGAGCTTACGGCACTTGAGAATGTGATGTTGCCAGGTGCTTTAGCTAGAAAGTCGTGTAAAAAAGATGCTACGGAGCTTCTCGACCATATGGGTTTGTATGAAAGAATGGAACATAGACCAAATGAACTTTCGGGTGGGGAACAGCAGAGAGTGGCCATTGCTCGATCCTTAATTAATGATCCTGAGTTAATTTTAGCGGATGAACCAACAGGGAATTTGGATAGTCAAACGAGCCAAATAATTATGAAATTACTGCTTGATTTAAGTAGCAAAAAAAAGAAGGCTCTTGTGTTTGTCACGCATGACCAAAACTTGGCAGATAAAGCCTCCACTATGTATATTTTAGCAGATGGAAATATAAAAAAGAGATAA
- a CDS encoding FtsX-like permease family protein: MHRFVELFLAMRYLRPKGSFVSVITILSMLGVKLGVGVLIVVLSVMEGFERDFQDKLIGFTPHLRVTNDFYLQGYEQLQETLQGFEGVEGVVPYIRGPIIAEYNSRITTPILWGSQWDSEQEGSRLGKEHLEAGEWVFGFDTVIVGKIWAMKNGVWLGDKIRIHSPKNIEYLQSLTQQAGINSKDLKGSFAAPSEYKIVGIFSSGLGDYDANVFLLDLGLMQELYRLDDGAHGLEVHLEKPIQANLIKDAILKSLDDPALQIRSWKDDNATMLDAVAVEQKLIFFTLFFVILVAAFGLCSTLITVTVQKAKEIGIMKALGATQEQIASIFTLYGLVVGFFGSLLGVASGILVLHYRDKISEFLTVCFGVEIFPVEIYRLTQLPAVIEGEMIAGIALIGLVLSVLAALIPAITAARLDPVRALHGE; this comes from the coding sequence ATGCATCGCTTTGTCGAACTGTTTTTAGCTATGAGGTATCTTCGACCCAAAGGGAGTTTCGTTTCAGTTATTACCATCCTGTCAATGCTTGGAGTAAAGCTTGGTGTGGGAGTTCTTATTGTTGTACTTTCGGTGATGGAGGGCTTTGAACGTGATTTTCAAGATAAACTGATAGGTTTTACCCCTCACTTGAGAGTGACCAATGATTTTTATTTACAAGGCTATGAGCAACTGCAGGAGACATTGCAAGGCTTTGAAGGTGTAGAAGGTGTTGTGCCGTATATTCGTGGGCCCATTATCGCTGAGTATAATTCAAGGATTACAACTCCTATTTTGTGGGGAAGCCAATGGGATTCTGAGCAAGAAGGCAGCAGATTAGGGAAAGAACATTTAGAGGCAGGTGAATGGGTCTTTGGCTTTGACACAGTGATTGTTGGGAAAATATGGGCGATGAAAAATGGAGTTTGGTTAGGTGATAAAATCCGTATCCATTCCCCCAAAAATATTGAATACCTCCAATCACTCACTCAACAAGCTGGCATCAATAGCAAAGATTTAAAAGGATCTTTTGCCGCTCCAAGCGAATATAAAATAGTAGGCATTTTTTCCAGTGGTTTAGGAGACTATGATGCAAATGTATTTTTATTGGACTTAGGCCTTATGCAAGAACTCTACAGACTAGATGATGGAGCACATGGTTTAGAAGTTCACCTCGAAAAGCCTATCCAAGCAAATCTAATAAAAGATGCCATATTAAAAAGTCTAGATGACCCCGCTTTACAAATACGTTCTTGGAAGGATGATAATGCGACAATGCTTGACGCTGTTGCAGTAGAGCAAAAGCTTATATTCTTTACTCTCTTTTTTGTCATTTTAGTAGCGGCTTTTGGTCTATGCAGTACCTTGATTACGGTGACTGTTCAGAAGGCAAAGGAGATAGGAATTATGAAAGCTCTTGGAGCTACTCAAGAGCAAATTGCTAGCATTTTTACACTTTATGGTTTAGTTGTTGGCTTTTTTGGTTCACTACTTGGAGTTGCTAGCGGCATTTTGGTTCTTCATTACCGCGATAAAATAAGTGAATTCCTGACAGTATGCTTTGGGGTTGAAATTTTTCCTGTTGAGATTTATCGCCTTACGCAGTTGCCTGCAGTGATTGAAGGTGAAATGATTGCAGGGATTGCTTTAATTGGATTGGTTTTAAGTGTGTTAGCGGCTTTAATCCCAGCAATTACGGCAGCAAGGCTAGATCCTGTTAGAGCTTTGCACGGAGAATAA
- the ilvE gene encoding branched-chain-amino-acid transaminase has protein sequence MKIFIDGEFYAEDQAKISVFDHGLLYGDGVFEGIRAYNGRVFRLIEHIDRLFDSAKAILLTIPLSHEEISEAVLETLRQNQMQDGYIRLVVTRGVGSLGLSPSTCAKGSIIIIASSLQLYPKEFYEEGLKIITASTRRTTPAGLNPSVKSLNYLNNIMAKIEGNLAGVKEVLMLNEEGYVAECTGDNVFVIKNGTLYTPPTYAGGLGGITRQVVLELASEMKLPLKEIEMTRYDVFVSDEMFLTGTGAEIIPVVNVDGRDIGNGKVGTWTKKIIGAYHQLTSTTGAEIF, from the coding sequence ATGAAGATTTTTATTGATGGTGAGTTCTATGCCGAAGATCAAGCTAAGATCTCGGTGTTTGATCATGGGTTACTATACGGTGATGGAGTTTTTGAGGGCATTCGTGCTTACAATGGGCGCGTTTTTCGCCTGATAGAGCACATAGATCGCTTATTTGATTCTGCTAAAGCAATTCTTCTTACTATTCCGCTTTCGCATGAGGAGATATCTGAAGCCGTATTAGAGACTTTGCGTCAGAATCAAATGCAAGATGGGTATATTCGCTTAGTAGTCACACGCGGCGTAGGGAGCTTGGGGCTTTCGCCTTCAACATGCGCTAAGGGCTCTATTATAATTATTGCTTCATCCTTGCAGCTCTACCCTAAAGAGTTTTATGAGGAGGGGTTAAAAATTATCACTGCATCAACCAGAAGAACGACCCCTGCAGGGCTAAACCCTTCAGTGAAATCTTTGAATTATCTCAACAATATCATGGCTAAGATTGAAGGAAATCTTGCAGGTGTTAAAGAGGTGCTTATGCTAAACGAGGAGGGTTACGTTGCAGAGTGCACGGGTGATAATGTATTTGTTATAAAAAATGGAACACTGTATACACCTCCGACCTACGCTGGAGGCCTGGGAGGTATAACGCGGCAAGTGGTATTAGAATTAGCGAGTGAAATGAAATTGCCTCTAAAGGAAATAGAAATGACTCGCTATGATGTATTTGTCAGTGACGAAATGTTTCTTACCGGAACTGGGGCAGAAATCATACCGGTGGTAAATGTAGATGGGCGCGATATTGGTAATGGTAAGGTAGGAACGTGGACTAAGAAAATTATTGGGGCTTATCATCAATTAACATCAACAACTGGGGCAGAGATATTCTGA